One window from the genome of Colletotrichum higginsianum IMI 349063 chromosome 12, whole genome shotgun sequence encodes:
- a CDS encoding Cytochrome P450 produces the protein MRPYIQQFALNTTLTLCYGIRMDAVYDDLLREILYVGSAISLLCSASENMQDYVPIMRYFPNNEKNKRSKELRDRCDAYLNLLLDKVREMIKLGTDKPCISAAILKDEETKLTGVEVSSICLSLVSGGFERIPGTLTSAIGSLSTPEGQI, from the coding sequence ATGCGGCCTTATATTCAGCAGTTTGCGCTCAATACGACCCTCACCCTGTGCTACGGCATCCGCATGGACGCCGTATACGACGACCTTCTCCGGGAGATTCTGTACGTCGGCTCGGCCATCTCCCTGCTTTGCAGCGCGTCGGAGAACATGCAGGACTACGTACCTATCATGCGCTATTTCCCCAACAACGAGAAGAACAAGCGGTCCAAGGAGCTCCGCGACCGCTGCGACGCCTACCTTAACCTGCTGCTGGACAAGGTCCGCGAAATGATAAAGCTGGGCACCGACAAGCCCtgcatctcggccgccatcctcaaggacgaggagactAAGCTTACAGGTGTCGAGGTCTCGTCCATCTGCCTGTCGCTCGTGTCGGGCGGCTTCGAGAGGATCCCGGGAACATTGACTTCGGCCATCGGATCTCTCAGCACGCCCGAGGGCCAGATCTAG
- a CDS encoding cytochrome P450 has translation MRDAWSSSISEGKVPYINAIIKETGRYYTVSAMSLPRKTVTEVNWNGAKIPAKTTILINA, from the coding sequence ATGCGTGATGCCTGGTCCTCGAGCATCTCCGAGGGAAAGGTTCCCTACAtcaacgccatcatcaagGAGACCGGCCGCTACTATACCGTTAGCGCCATGAGCTTGCCTCGCAAGACCGTCACCGAGGTGAACTGGAACGGGGCCAAGATCCCGGCCAAGACAACGATTCTCATTAACGCCTAA
- a CDS encoding Potassium transport protein 1: MAWRPWEKFKADHPATADRMVEPWAAVRPYLPPVNFITVHYAYFILTGLIFAGIFHGLSHPANSVSFIDSLFLVISAFTTSGLNTVDISKLSTAQQAILALMMILGSPVFVSIFTIWLRARVFEKRFEDIVEAERNRRIKKTGTIVGMAGAMIGLPVMSSFKGSKRKQKKGRHERQAEADAFQLTGSTSREKGHDRSQSQTTNQESAPSGGMLESIEEGQKLGVSTSSTEPLSPKSNATTRRRPFSRDDGRQYISESFDFKTFIHENKKSVGRNGQFFDLTEEQREYLGGVEYRALKILFTIVCVYFVLWQLLGAITLGAWSYVHSQSITAVNSQNSWWAGIFLAISSFNNAGMTLLDAGVAAFDNDAFVLTIVTILSLAGNAAFPAFLRATVYFCSLVLKISVDDDEYTVWKEAFDFIVKYPRRLYMMMFPAKANFVFVTMFSTIAIMDWVLLLVLSIGNSAIEAYPVGKRVGLAVFQALSFAVVPVSSLYFDVLVLWVIVMYISAYPEIIVMRNSNVYEERSLGIYTTEPGKSEDLDSTANQSTDELLPTFGPLLSQPTFGHALGTERTAISASGLSQAKSGISTKPVKKLAAIGRRGTSFVGKQIQSRMNNFQGVGVTARPRLKRSAAINFDNPNAPPGSASTPEGHVSLVSQHLRGQLSHDIWAIAFALFLITLIETSHSIADPRSYSVFNFLFEIVSGYTNIGLSIGLPDHSFSFAGGWYTGSKLVMIMMMIRGRHRGLQVALDHAVKLPGWDNEAIAGLAAHILVSNAGIRRDPVTPCNVTSASLAELQDSMWSHQHSDWADTFSVNTAAHYFLSVAFMPLLAAAAQQDLGAGIKGRSEGRGAVFVTSSCASMHNATNVDMSSYATSKAATDHLVRLLAAKFRR, from the exons ATGGCATGGCGACCATGGGAGAAGTTCAAGGCCGACCATCCCGCCACGGCGGACCGCATGGTCGAACCATGGGCCGCCGTTCGGCCATATCTGCCTCCGGTCAACTTCATCACAGTTCACTACGCCTACTTCATACTGACCGGGCTCATCTTTGCCGGCATCTTTCACGGACTGTCACACCCGGCCAACAGCGTCAGCTTCATCGATAGTcttttcctcgtcatctccgCCTTTACTACATCCGGACTCAACACGGTCGATATCAGCAAACTCAGTACCGCCCAGCAGGCTATTCTAGCCTTGATGATGATTCTTGGCAGTCCCGTCTtcgtctccatcttcaccatCTGGCTCCGCGCCCGCGTCTTTGAGAAGCGCTTCGAGgacatcgtcgaggccgaacGAAACAGGAGGATCAAGAAGACTGGCACCATAGTTGGCATGGCTGGAGCCATGATTGGTCTTCCTGTCATGTCGTCCTTCAAGGGGTCTAAGCGGAAGCAAAAGAAGGGTAGACACGAGCGGCAGGCCGAGGCAGACGCCTTCCAGCTCACGGGGTCTACATCCCGCGAGAAGGGCCACGACCGGAGCCAAAGCCAGACCACCAATCAAGAGTCTGCACCATCCGGCGGCATGCTGGAGTCCATCGAAGAGGGCCAGAAGCTCGGCGTCTCCACCAGCTCCACCGAGCCGCTCTCGCCCAAGTCGAATGCCACCACCAGGCGGAGGCCTTTCAGTCGTGATGACGGCCGCCAGTACATTTCAGAAAGCTTCGATTTCAAAACGTTCATCCACGAGAACAAGAAGTCAGTCGGCAGGAACGGCCAGTTCTTCGACCTCACGGAGGAACAACGTGAGTACTTGGGTGGCGTCGAATACCGGGCGCTCAAGATTCTCTTTACCATTGTCTGCGTCTACTTCGTCCTCTGGCAGCTCCTTGGGGCCATCACGCTTGGCGCCTGGTCATACGTGCACAGCCAGAGTATAACGGCCGTCAATTCTCAAAACTCCTGGTGGGCTGGCATCTTTCTCGCCATCTCTTCATTCAATAACGCCGGAATGACGCTCCTCGACGCAGGCGTGGCAGCCTTTGACAACGATGCCTTCGTCTTGACCATTGTAACCATCCTTTCCCTGGCTGGAAATGCTGCGTTCCCTGCGTTCCTCAGAGCAACCGTCTATTTCTGCAGCTTGGTTTTGAAGATATCggttgatgacgacgagtACACTGTCTGGAAGGAAGCTTTCGATTTCATCGTGAAGTACCCCCGTCGTCTGTACATGATGATGTTCCCTGCCAAGGCCAATTTTGTTTTTGTCACCATGTTCTCAACCATCGCGATTATGGACTGGGTCTTGTTGTTGGTTCTTAGCATCGGCAACTCTGCTATTGAGGCATACCCGGTTGGAAAGCGTGTCGGGCTGGCCGTCTTTCAGGCACTGA GTTTTGCGGTTGTTCCTGTGTCAAGCCTCTACTTTGACGTTCTGGTCCTGTGGGTCATCGTAATGTACATTTCCGCATATCCGGAGATCATCGTCATGCGAAACTCAAAT GTGTACGAAGAACGGTCACTAGGAATTTACACCACGGAACCTGGAAAATCCGAGGACCTAGACTCAACTGCCAACCAGTCGACAGATGAGCTCCTGCCAACCTTTGGGCCCCTCCTATCTCAACCGACGTTtggccatgcccttggcaCAGAGCGAACAGCAATTTCCGCATCAGGCCTGTCACAAGCAAAGTCGGGCATTTCCACCAAGCCCGTCAAGAAACTAGCCGCCATCGGCCGGCGTGGCACCTCCTTCGTGGGCAAGCAGATCCAGAGCAGGATGAACAACTTCCAGGGCGTGGGTgtgacggcgaggccgcggcTGAAGCGGTCTGCTGCCATCAACTTTGACAACCCGAACGCGCCGCCGGGCTCCGCCTCTACGCCCGAGGGCCACGTGAGCCTCGTGTCGCAGCACCTCCGAGGGCAATTGTCGCACGATATCTGGGCCATCGCCTTTGCGCTATTCTTAATCACACTGATCGAGACGTCCCATTCGATCGCGGACCCGCGCTCCTACAGTGTCTTCAACTTCTTGTTCGAAATCGTGTCGGGATACACCAACATCGGGCTGTCCATAGGCCTGCCGGACCACTCGTTCAGCTTCGCCGGCGGCTGGTACACGGGCTCAAAGTTGGTCATGATCATGATGATGATCCGTGGCAGGCACAGGGGCCTCCAGGTCGCGCTGGACCATGCCGTCAAGCTGCCTGGATGGGACAAT gaggccatcgccggcctcgcaGC ACATATCCTCGTGTCCAACGCCGGCATCCGCCGCGACCCCGTCACCCCCTGCAACGTCACGTCAGCCTCCCTCGCGGAGCTGCAAGACTCAATGTGGTCGCATCAGCACTCTGACTGGGCCGACACCTTCAGCGTCAACACCGCAGCGCACTACTTCCTCTCTGTGGCCTTCATGCCCCTCCTGGCAGCAGCGGCGCAGCAGGACCTAGGGGCCGGGATCAAGGGCAGAAGCGAGGGCAGGGGCGCGGTATTCGTCACGAGTTCGTGCGCGAGCATGCACAATGCGACAAATGTCGACATGTCGAGCTACGCGACGAgcaaggcggcgacggaccACCTCGTGAGGCTGTTGGCAGCCAAGTTTAGGCGGTAG
- a CDS encoding Homoserine acetyltransferase, whose translation MAQNQHQVHYFDLPNFTFTDGTTLSLARLAYLDINSAAPKVALIPTCFKGTLHSTLTFSSGVLQNHRIIVVALFGNGESSSPSNTTSFPASLDYRDCVRAQHALLSHLGINVVDVILGFSMGGQTTYHWAVMYPAMVRNAVIICSSARTSGHNRQFLEGPSAALENAVDYTGQPQDYAPRGVRAFGKAYSAWLTSAEWFDQHLYRNLGYDSLRAWDMDTTGPRCDGWYPNNLLVKLRMWQNGDVGVLTDGGGLDEALERIEARVLLMPCRTDQYFRPDASEREVKMLKRGSLKVIPSVWGHLAGAGSNPVDVEWMDEQITAFLQGAEAGEIA comes from the coding sequence ATGGCTCAAAATCAACATCAAGTCCATTACTTTGACCTCCCCAACTTCACCTTCACCGACGGGACCACCCTgtccctcgcccgcctcgcctACCTCGACATAAACAGCGCCGCCCCCAAGGTCGCCCTCATCCCAACCTGCTTCAAGGGCACCCTTCACTCAACCCTCACCTTCTCTTCCGGCGTTTTACAAAACCACAGgatcatcgtcgtcgccctcttcgGCAACGGCGAGTCTTCCAGCCCCTCCAACACCACCTCGTTCCCTGCCTCTCTCGACTACCGCGACTGCGTGCGCGCCCAGCATGCGCTGCTTTCCCATCTGGGAATCAATGTCGTAGACGTCATCCTGGGGTTCTCGATGGGCGGACAGACTACCTACCACTGGGCCGTCATGTACCCGGCCATGGTCCGCAATGCGGTCATCATTTGCTCATCGGCGCGCACGAGCGGTCATAACAGGCAGTTTCTCGAAGGCCCGTCCGCCGCGCTGGAAAACGCCGTTGACTACACGGGACAGCCTCAGGATTATGCGCCGCGGGGTGTCCGCGCCTTCGGCAAGGCGTATTCGGCGTGGCTCACGAGTGCGGAGTGGTTCGACCAGCACCTCTACAGGAACCTCGGTTACGACAGCCTGCGCGCGTGGGATATGGACACTACGGGGCCGCGGTGCGACGGGTGGTACCCGAACAACTTGCTCGTGAAGCTGCGCATGTGGCAAAATGGCGATGTTGGCGTTTTgacggacggcggcgggctggacGAAGCCTTGGAGCGGATTGAAGCGCGGGTGTTGCTGATGCCGTGCCGGACGGACCAGTACTTTCGCCCTGACGCGAGCGAACGTGAGGTCAAGATGCTGAAGAGAGGGAGCTTGAAGGTGATTCCGTCGGTTTGGGGGCATTTGGCGGGTGCTGGGTCAAACCCGGTGGATGTAGAGTGGATGGATGAGCAGATCACTGCGTTCTTACAAGGTGCAGAGGCAGGGGAAATAGCCTAG
- a CDS encoding MFS monocarboxylate transporter, with translation MLLALINAGAVPGRWVPGYLSDRLGRFNMLIATILGCGMSLACLWLTSGSSPALLIAFAVVFGFFSGGNVSLAPVCIGQLCTIESYGRYYSTANVLEKSFNQSQGSFRNLIIFTIVSYAASFICLIIAIL, from the exons ATGCTCCTTGCGCTCATCAATGCGGGTGCTGTGCCGGGCCGCTGGGTGCCGGGATACCTGTCCGACCGACTGGGGCGGTTCAACATGCTCATCGCTACGATCCTCGGGTGCGGCATGTCCCTTGCCTGTCTTTGGCTCACGTCGGGATCGAGTCCTGCCCTGCTTATCGCCTTCGCGGTGGTGTTCGGCTTCTTCAGTGGCGGCAATGTGAGCCTGGCACCGGTGTGTATCGGACAGCTGTGCACGATTGAGTCGTATGGACGATACTATTCGACGGCGAATGTGTTG GAGAAATCTTTTAACCAGTCGCAGGGGAGCTTCCGGAACTTGATCATCTTTACCATCGTCAGCTACGCAGCAAGCTTTATCTGTCTTATTATTGCCATATTGTGA
- a CDS encoding Riboflavin transporter MCH5: MGIALLGGLAGGVVFPPKPLYMARALPDPMILRNPALCLTAMGAFFMEWGLFVPLSYLTLYALGHGQS; this comes from the coding sequence ATGGGCATTGCATTGTTAGGTGGATTGGCCGGGGGCGTGGTATTCCCGCCGAAGCCGCTGTACATGGCGCGGGCGCTCCCGGACCCGATGATCCTGCGGAACCCGGCGCTGTGCTTGACGGCCATGGGAGCCTTCTTCATGGAATGGGGCCTCTTCGTGCCTCTGTCCTACCTGACCTTGTACGCGCTTGGCCATGGGCAATCGTAG